From Jiangella mangrovi:
CAACCACATCTCCGGCTCGCACACCGAGGAGGACGTGGACCGCACCCTCGACGCGGCCCGCGACGTCCTGGCCTCGATGAAGGCCGACGGCTCGGCCCACTAGCCGCTGAGTCCGACGGCGGTGTCGCCGGCCGTGTCCCCGACCGGCGCCACCGCCGTCTCTGCCGTCTCGCGCAGGACCCGCAGCACCCGCGTCACCCGCGGGTCGGTGCTCTCGATCTCGTGCAGCGGCGCCACCCGTATGACCCCATGCGGCGTCGCCACCTCGACGTACCGCTCCACCTCGGCCGGCGGCACCAGCCGCACCCGAGCCCGGTAGCCGACCGAAGCCATCCAGAACACGCCGTCGGGACACTGCTCTCGAAGCAGGTCACGCAGACGCGTACCCAGGTCGGCGACCCGGCTCTCGTCGTCGTTCGAGCCCGCCTTCGGCCAACCGAACGGCCAGGTGTCGCGCCGCACTGACAGCGCCGGCCACGACCATCCGGGCTGCTGCACGAGGACTGCGTAGGACTCGGGCGCGTCGGCGAGCGCGAGGTCGAGGTGATCCACCGGCACCGGTGCACCCAGCAGCTCCGCCGCCGCGACGCCCTCGACCCGGTAAGCCGGGCCGACGAACGTGTGCACCCACGCCCAGTGCCTCGCCGACGGGCGGTCCTCCATCGGCGCGCCCGCGAGCCGGGCGATCGCCGCTCTGACGTCGGCGTCGAGCGGCTCCAGCTCGGCGTGCAGTTGCTTGCCCGTGGCCTCGAGGATCGACCGCAGTGCGGGGATCGACGGCAGCAGGACGCCGCACTCGTAGTGCGAGATGGCATAACGGCTCACGCCCGCCCGCTCGGCCAGCTCACCCTGGGAGAGCCCCGCCTCGTATCGAGCTTTCTTGATCAACGCGCCGACGTCCATGCCGACATCGTCGTGGCGACGGCCCGCAGCATGCCACCCGGATCGGCCCGATTGTGGACGACTCACGCCTGGTCGGTCGCCTGTGGACGGCCGCTGCACCGGCGTGTCGCGACCGATCGCGAGAGTCCGATGTCGACGTGTAGACGCTGATGCCAACTGCTTGGCGTCAGCGTCTACACGTCGATAGTGGAGAGACTCGAGATTGCGCCAGCGAAGGCTCCCTGGCCCCGGTTCTTGAGCGCCAGTTGAACCGAACTCTCAGTCGCCATCCCGATCCACATGAAGGCGTGGCCCTGCTCGGTCGAGTGCGCCGCCAACTGACGTCCAGCCCAAGGACACGGCTCACAATCAATCGAGCAAGCTTCTCGTCGCGACCCTCCGCGGGCATGACGACATCCAAGCACCGACCGCCGACACCGACGGCGCGACCGGGGGCCCGGAGGCCCCGGCCGCGCCGCTGATCACCTCAGGACTGCTCGACGTCGTCGATGAGGAAGTGGTCGTACTGGCTGGGGGTGCCGCTGGAGGAGAACTGGTGGCCGGTCAAGGCGGTGAGACCGGGCGTCGACGGCTCGACGGTGCCGACCGACTCGCCGCCGAGGAAGACCTCGGCGCCGTCGAGGGCGGCCTCGACCCGGAGGTCGTGCCAGGCCCGCTGGGGTGCGCTGCCGGCCGGCGCGATCTTCGTCCACGTGTTCGTCTCGTACGAGTACCAGCCGATGCTGCCGTCGGCGCCGATGTTGAGGTGGTAGGCGGGCACCTCCGAGTCGTCGTCGGTGGAGCCCATCGTGGTGAAGGCGAAGCCGCGCGCGTAGCCGATCGAGTTCACCCGGAACGCCAGCGTCTGCTCGTCCGCCGGGTCCGACACCCAGCGCGCCGTCGCGATCTTGTCGGTCCAGGCGTCGGCCAGCCGCATGACGTGGCGGGAGTCGTCGACGTCGAAGTCGGTGACGGTGGCGCCGATGGCGCTGGTGTAGCCGCGCGGCACCTGGCCGACCGGGTCGTTCTCGAAGGAGTCGGTGGTGGAGTAGAGCTCGAGCTCGCCGAGGAACTCCGGGCCCTGCGGGTCGGTGTCGGCGACGGTGACCCGCACGTGCCGGGCCCGCACGTCGGAGACCGGGTAGTAGGTCTGCGTGTACGACGTGATGGTGCCGGTGTCGACGACCTCGGTCCACGAGGCGCCGTCGGCCGACACCTCGACCCGGGCGGCGCCGGGCGCGCCGTACTGCAGGGCCAGCCCGATCTGGTTCAGCGTGTACTCGCGGTCCAGGTGCACCGTGTAGACGCCCTCGCCGCGCACCGAGCGGAACATCGCCGCCGAGGCCCAGTCGGTGCTGCCGTCGATGGCGCCGAGCCGGCTGGTCTCGGGCAGCTTCGGCGGCGTGTGCGTCATGTTCGTGTCGATCGTGACGGTGCCGGCCTCGACCTTGCCGAGCAGGTCGATCTTGCCGACGTTGGGGCCGACGACGTCGACGAACTTCTTCCAGACCCGGTACTCGCCGTCGACGGTGAAGCCGGCGTCGGTCTCGGGGCAGCCCCAGCTCGGCGCGCAGTTGTCGCCGACGATCATGACCCGGTTCGCGGCCACGACGGCGTGCGCGCCGTTACCGGAGGAGCCGTGGTTGCGCTGGAACGCCGCGTTGACCCGGGGGTGGTTGACGTAGGTGGTCTGCGCCTGCTCGAAGCTGTGGCCGAGGCCGTCGGGCGAGATGGCGATCCAGTTGTCCGGGCGGCCGAACGTCAGCGTCATGATCCCGTTCGGCAGCAGCCGCAGCACGGGCATGACGCCGGTCGCCGGCGCGGGCTCGCCGGACGCCGTCGTCAGCTGCAGCGGCTCCGGACGGGTCCAGGTGCGACCGTCGTCGCTGGAGCGGTTGACGTACAGCGGCCCGAAGTTGGCGCCGCCCGGAATGCCGGTGCGGTGGACGGCGACGAGGTCGCCGTTGGCGGCCCGCTCGATGCCGGACTCGCCCATGGTCCGGCCGTCGGTGAACTGGGCGACCGTCGCGTACCGGTTCCAGGTCGCGCCGCCGTCGGTGCTGCGGGCCAGCTCGGTGCGGTAGCCGGGGTCGCCGGCGTAGGTCGTGTAGTACGTCATCAGCAGCGCGCCGTCGCCGGCGTAGAAGATGTCGCGGTGCACGCGGATGCCGCGGTCGAACTTGGAGCCGTCGAACGACAGGTCCGTGGTGAACGTGGACGGAAGGTCCTTCCACGTGCTGCCGTTGTCGGTGGAGCGGCGGGCGATCAGCTCGACGGTGTGCTCGTCGACGACGCGCCGCGGGATGAACTCGACCCCGATGAGCGACCCGTCGCGCAGCTTCGAGAACCAGCCGGCGCCGGTGTCGGTGTTGAGGCCGCTGGGGAAGGTGTAGCCACCGTCGTCGGACAGGACCATCGACGCCTCGCTGTCGGCGGCTGCGACGTCCTCGTTGGACTGCCAGGTCATCTGCACACGGCGAACCGGCAGGCCATCGGCGTCGACGGCGTCGAAGGCCTCGACCGTGGCGTTGCCGCCGATGACGCCGGGCGGCGGCTCGAAGACGGTGGTCGGGTCGTGCTGGGCGATGACGTAGCCGTTGGGGTCGGCGCCGTCGGTGGGGACGTCGATGTCGCGCGCCGAGGGCGCGGTGGCCGGGATCAGCGAGGCGACGACGCCGGCGACGGTCACCCCCGCCGTCAGCGCGAGAGGCCGGGACACACGCATGGGCTGCCTCCTGGGGGTCGGTGGCAGACCAGAAGACACGGAAGGTCATTCCATGTCAATACGGGCGTTATCGCCAGTCGCGGTCGGCGATCTCGTTGAGCAGCGGCTCGCCGGACCGGAACCGGCCGAGGTTCAGCGCGAACAGCTCCCACAGCCGGGCGGTGAAGTGCGGACTCCCCGTCGACCCGGAGACGTGCGGGGTGACGACGGTGTTCGGTGCGGTCCAGAACGGGTCGTCCGGCGGCATCGGCTCGCGGTACTGGCTGTCCAGCGCGGCGCCGGCCAGCCGCCCGGACCCCAGCGCGTCCAGCAGCGCGGTCTCGTCGACGATGTGCGCGCGGGCCGGATTGAGCAGGACGGCGCGCGGCGGCAGCAGCGCCAGCTCGGTCGCGCCGAACGTGCCGCGGGTCTCGTCGGTGAGTGGCGCGGTGATGACGAGGACGTCCAACCCGGCGAGGAACTCCGGCAGCTCGGCCGGCCCGAACCCACGGTCGGGCGCGATGTCGGCGCCGGCCGCGCCGAAGCGGTCCGGTCGCGGGCCGAACCCGCTGCGCGAGAGCGCCCAGACCTCGAGCCCCAGGCCGCGGGAGAGCCGGGCGACCTCGCGGCCGATGCTGCCGTAGCCGAAGATCCCGACCCGGCGGCCGCGCACCTCGACCTGGTACGCGACGTCGCGGTTCCAGCGGCGGGCGGCCTGGTCGCGCAGCGCGTCGGGCAGCCGCCGGCCGAGCGTGAGCATCATCAGCACGCACCACTCAGCGATCGGGATGTCGTTGACGCCGCTGGCGTTGGCGACCCGGACGCCGTCGGGCAGCGGCGCCCCGGCCAGCTGCTGGTAGCCGGCCGACCCGAGCTGCAGCCAGCGCAGTGACGCCAGCGCCTCGGCGTTGGCCGGCGGGTGGTCGGTGAACAGGACGGTGCGGTGGCGCAGCTCGGCCTCGGGCAGCTTCTCGCCGGGGACGATCGGGTCGCGGAGATCGATGACGGCATCCGGCACGGCGGCGCGGACGCGGGCCAGCCACTCCTCGTGCACCGGCTGGGCGACGAGGAGGTTCACGGGGTCCGCCACCGTCCCAGGAAACGCACAACGGCATTCCATGTCAAGCAGGGCCGCACGATCGTTCGAGGCCATTGACATGGAATGCCGTGCTGGGTTTCCTCGTCACACTTGACTCGGCGTCGGAGGTGCGGTCATGACACGACTCGATGCACGCAAGGGAATCTCGATCGTCGCCGGACTCGCGGCGACACTCGCCGTGGCACTCGCCGGGCTCCCGGCCACGGCCACCACGGCGGACACGGCCGCCGAACCGAAGGCCGCCGGCGACATGGCGCCGGCGGCGATCGTCCAGTCCGTCGCCGTGCCGGGCGGCCCGTGCGGCGACTCGGCGCTGGGCACCACCTGCCGGGCCTACTTCCCCGACCTGACCCGCGACCCGCACGGCGACGCGGACGACCTGCTGATGGTGTACCGCTGGTCCAGCGCCCACTCGCAGCAGGCCAGCCAGCTGCGGATGATGCGCAGCCGTGACGGCGGCGCCACCTGGCAGCAGGCGACGCCGTTCATCGTCGCCGACCTCGAGAACTACGACTTCCGCGACCCGTCGCTGACCACCCTGAGCAGCGGCCGGCTGCTGCTGTCGTACTTCGTGGCCGACGGCAACACCGGCGCCTTCGTGCAGACGCAGGTGAAGCGGCGCGACGCCGACAACGCCGCGTTCTCGGCACCCGTCCAGGTCTTCTCGAGCACGATGCCGCGACCGATCAACAGCGCCAAGATCGCCGAACTGGACAACGGCCAGCTCCTGATCCCCCTGTACGGCACGCCCAACGGGTCGAGCACGCACGCCTCGATCGTGGTGGCCAGCGTCGACGGCGGTGTCACCTGGGACGGCCGGGTCACGGGCCGGCAGAAGACGATCGCCAGCAGCCCCACGGTGAACTACCAGGAGCCGGCCATCACCGAGATCGAGCCGGGGCACGTCCGCGCGATCATCCGCACGGCGTCGACGTCGGGCGCCAGCACCGCCGGCGTGCAGACCGATTCCTACAACAACACCTACATGACGACCTGGACCGCGCCGACCTCGCTGGGCGTGGCGATGCACGGGCCCGAGGTCGAGTTCATCCCGGGCACGAACCTGGTGCCGACGCTGTGGAGCCAGCCGAACGCCAGCACGTCGCCGACCAACCGGCCGACCGTGATCGCGCTGCGGCGGACCAACGTGCTCTGGGCCGACACCCCGAAGCACGTGCTCTACAACCCGGGCTCGAACTGGGACTCCGGGTATCCGGGCACGGCCGCTATTGGCACGACGCGACTGGTCACCGTCGTCTACGACACCGACCGCAACGCCGCCATAGCGCTGCGCTACAACACCACCGACGTCGACTAGCGCGGGTAGGGACGGCGCAGCGGCCGGCCCGGGTTCAGGCGCACGCCGAACCCGGGCCGGTCCAGCTCCGCCACCTTCAGCCGCCCGTTCACCGGCACCGGCTCGTCGACCAGCAGCGGCGAGAACATCGGCACGACCTCGGTGCCGTCGGGGTGCATCATGAGGAACTCCGCGAACGGGCTGCTCTGCCGGGTCGCGACGAAGTGGTACGAGTACACGCTCGACCCGTGCGGCACGACCATGGCGCCGTGCGCCTCGGCGAGGGCGGAGATGCGCAGCAGCTCCGTCAGCCCGCCGCACCAGCCCACGTCGGGCTGGACGAGGTCGACCTTGCCGAGCTCGAGCAGCGCCCGGAAGCCGTAGCGCGTCGACTCGTGCTCGCCGCTGCTCAGCAGCATGCCGGCCGGCATCCGCTCGCGCAGCGTGGCGTGCGACCAGTAGTCGTCGGGCAGCAGCGGCTCCTCGAGCCAGCGCAGGCCGACGCCGTCGAGTGCGCGGGAGAGCCTGACGGCGTGGTCGAGCGTCAGGGACATCCAGCAGTCGAGCATGAGCCAGAACTCCGGCCCGACGGCGTCGCGCGCGGCGGCCAGCCGGGCGACGGTCTTGGCGATGCCCTCGTCGCCCTCGGCCGGGCCGTGCTGCAGCGGCAGCTTGCCACCGATGAAGCCCAGCTTCTGTGCGACGTCGGGGCGCGGGCCGGTGGCGTAGAACGGGATCTCGTCGCGGACGGCGCCGCCGATCATCGCGTGCACCGGCAGGCCGCGCACCTTGCCGAGCAGGTCCCAGAGCGCGAGGTCGACGCCGCTGATGGCGTTGACCACCAGGCCCTTGCGGCCGTAGTAGAGCGTCGAGAGGTACATCTGGTCCCAGAGCCGCTCGAGGTCGGTGACGGGCGCGCCCTCGACCAGCCGGGACAGGTGGTTCTCGATGATCCAGGCGGCCGGCTCGCCGCCGGTGGTGGGCGCGAAGCCGACGGTGCCGTCGGACGCCTCGACCTCGACGACGACGTTGCCGAGCAGGCTCAGCCCGAACGAGCGCCGGCTCTCGCGGTACTCCGGGTACTTCGCCATGGGGCTGGCGATGTGGTCGTCGATCCAGTGCCCGGCCCGCTGCGCGTGGTAGTCGGCGCCGCCGGTGGTGTCGGGCACGTAGGCCCGCAGCGCGGTGATGGTCGGCGTCGTCATGCGGCGGCCTCCTTCGGGCGGACGTCATCGATGCGGTACACGCGCCGGGCGGTCCCCGCGAACAACGCCGCACGCTCGCCGGCGGAGAAGTCGGCTGTGATCGTATCGAACGCCTCGTACAGCTCACCGAAGGAGGAGTAGAGGGAGTCGACGGGGAAGTTGCTGGCGAACATCGCGCGGTCGACGCCGAACGCCTCGATCACCTCGAGCACGAGCGGACGCAGCGAGCCGACGCTCCAGCGGTGGTCGGTCATGCCCAGCCCGGAGATCTTGACCGACGTGTTCGGCTGCTCGGCCAGCAGGTCCAGGCCCTTGCGCCAGGCCCGGACGGAGTCGAGGTCGCGGCCCAGCGGCATGCCGGCGTGGTCGAGGATCACCGCCGTGTCCGGGTGCGCGGCCGCGAGCCGGGCGCCGTCGGCCAGCTGGTCCGGGTAGACCTGCAGGTCGAACGAGAACCCGTGCCGCGCCAGCAGGGCGAAGCCGCGCAGCCAGGCCGGGTCGCTGACGAGGTCCGGGCGGTCGGTGTAGGTGAGCTTCGGGTCCGGGTGCCAGTTGAGGTTGTGCCGGACGCCGCGGACGTTCGGCAGCTCGGCCAGCGCCGCGAGCCGGTCGGCGACGCCGTCGTCGTGCAGCGCCGCGCCGGCCACGATCGCCTGCGGGAAGCCGGCCCCGTCGGTTCCGTCGGCCAGGTCCTGCAGCCAGCGCGCCTCCGCGAGGGCGTCGGCGGCGCCGGCGTCGACGTGCACCGAGGCGACCAGCCGCAGCGGCGCCGCGTCGGCCAGGTAGTCCGCCAGCAGGTAGTCGCGGCGGATCGCGGTGTCGTCGCCGTGCACCTGCAACTGCCCGGCCGCCTCCTGCAGCCACGGGTACGGCTGGGAGAGGTCCCACAGGTGGTGATGGGCGTCGACGATGTCGAGGTCGAGCAAGGGGTCTCTCCTTCAGTTGCCGCTGATGCGGACGTCGTCGAGGAACCAGGTGGTGCTGGTGACGCCGGTGCCTGCGGACGTGAACGACATACCGGCGAGGGCGGTGGCCGGCTGGAACGTCGTCGTGGTGGTGAACGACTGGCCGCCGATCGTGACGGTGGCGCCGTCCAGCGTCGCATCGACGGTGACCGTTCGCCAGGTGTGCGGGTGGACGGGCTCGTCCAGCGTGCCGACCGGCAGCCAGCGCGAGCCGTTCCACGCCTGCAGGGTCGGCTTCGCGGGAGTGCCGCTCGAGCCCGGCGCCGGGTACGCCCCGGGCGTGAGCAGGAAGTGCCAGCGCACGGTGGAGCTGTCGCCGTTGCGGCCGACGACGTCGAAGACGAACTGCCCGCGGTAGTTCCACTCGGAGCTGCCCAGCTCGAACGTCGCTACCTGGCGGTCGCGCTCCGGCGCCGGCCGGGTGATCTTCGCGACCTGGTCGACGTAGTTGTCGAACAACCGCAGCGACCGCCGGCTCTCGAAGCCGGCGAGGTCGACGTCGGTGGTGGTGACGTTGAGCGCGTCGGTCCAGCCGCGCGGCACGCCGAACACCGGGTCGTTCTCGAAGGTGTCGACGTCGGCGGCGTAGAGCTCCAGCTCGGTGACCGGGGTGTCGGTGCCGGCGACGCCCGTGACCCGCACGTACCGCGCCTGCTGCGGCTCGATGTCGGTGTAGCGCAGCGCGTGGTCGCGGGTCCGGGTGGCCCGCACGACCGGCGCCGTCCACCGTCGCCCGTCCTCGGACAGCTGCACACTCGCGCTGTACGGCCGGTCGTGGCCGAGCATCAGGCCGATGCGGTCCAGCAGGTAGGTCCGGTCCAGCTCGACGACGAGCGACGGGGGGCCGGCGCCCTCCCCGCCCCGCAGCACCGCGGCGGCGTGCCGTTCCGAGCTGCCGTCGACGGCACCCTCGAGACGGGTCTCCGGGAAGACCGGGTCGGCCGGGGCGACGTCGCCGCTGATGGTGGCGGTGCCGGCCCGCAGCTTCGTCGCCACGTCGATCTTCCCGCCGCCGGGCGTGACGGCGTCGACGTAGGCGCCCCAGATGCTGTACTGCTCGTTGTACGGCTTGCAGAGGTTGTTGCTGTGGCAGCGGTCGTAGAAGACGATCGAGCGGTTCGCCTCGACGGTCGTCAGGCCGGTGTTGCCGCTGGAGCCCATGTCGCGGGCCGGTCCGCTGGTGGCCGGGGCGTTGCCGAAGACGAACTCGTGCTGCGCCCACGAGCGGCCGGTGCCGTCGGTGCTGACCAGCAGGTTGTTGTCGGGCCGGCCGTAGCTGAGCAGCAGCATGCCGTTCGGCTGCAGGGTGAGCACCGGGCTGATGCTGCCGACCGGCCCGTCCGGCCCGGTCACGACCTCCGGGGCGGACCAGGTGCGGCCGTCGTCGTCGGAGAACGCCTGGCGCAGGTGGTACGGCTGAGGGGTGTCCGGCCGCATGGCGGCGATGAGCCGGCCGTCGGTCGTGTACGAGAGACCCACCTCGTTGGTGCCGAGATCGGTGGTCGGCTCGACGATGGTCGAGCGCAGCGTCCACGTCGCGCCCAGGTCGTCGGTCTGCAGGATCAGGCTGGCGTTGCGGGTGTCGCTCGCGTACTCCGTGTAGGCCGGCACGATCACCGTCCCGTCGGAGAGCAGGATCGGCCCGCGCCAGACCCGCAGGAACCCCATCGGCTCCGGCGCCGTGTAGTCGCCCTGGGTCAGCGTCCACGTCTCGCCCTGGTCGGTGGAGCGCCAGGTGCGGATCTGCACGTGCGTCGAGTCGACCCAGTCAGGGATGAACTCGACCGACAGGAACGACCCGTCGTCGAGGCGCACCATGTTCAGCGCCGTCCACGGCGTCTGCTCCGATGTGAGGAAGCGCTGCCCGGCGTCGTCGGACGTGGCCGTGTAGAACACCGACGCCGCCGTCGAGACGTCCGGCTGGGCGCCGAAGCTCAGGAAGATCCGCTTGGTGGTCTCGCCGTCGATGACGGTGTCGTAGCCGAACGGCTGCGGGACGGCGGCGATGTTGCCGGGCGCGTAGCCGACCATCCCCCACGTCGGGCCGAGCGCGGTGACCGGGTCCGCGGGGTTCGCGCCGTTCCCGCTGGGGGCGACGGCGGCAGCTGCCGCCTCGATGGGCGGCGTCGGCTCGGGGTGCGCGACGACCGAGGCGGCCACGTACGCCGCGATTGCAGTGGACACGTACGGCAGCAGTTTCCGCGGCGTCGTCGGCATGGACGTCAGCACAGCGCAGCGCGGCGGTCCGCTCAATACACCCCGCACCGGGAGCGTTGCACGGACCGCCTACGGCGACGGCAGCCGGCCGCGACGCCGGATCTCGCCGGGCGTGGCGTTCAGGGCCGCCTTGACGTGCCGGCTCAGGTGGCTGGCGGAGTGGTAGCCGCAGCGCTCGGCGACGGAGGCCAGCGTGAGGTCCGAGGTCTGCAGCAGCGAGACGGCGTGACGCAGCCGGATGTCGAGCAGCCGGCTCTGCGGCGACGTGCCCAGTTCCGCGGCGAAGTGCGCCCGCAGCGTCGACCCCGAGACACCGACCTCGCGGGCCAGGGCGTCGATGCCGACGTGCTCGGCGTAGCGCTCCTCCATGAGCTGCTCGACGGCGTTGACGACGGCGCGCGCGGCGGAGTCGTGCCGCCGGGCGAGGTCGCGGCGCAGCAGGATGTCGACCTGCCGGACCAGGGCGTCGACCATGGCGCGGGCGTGCTCGTCGGGGTCGGACTTCTCGCGGACCAGGGCCGCGAACGCCGCGCCGAGCCGCTGCTCGCCGTCGTCGGTGGTGAGCCGCGGCCAGGGCTGGTCCGGCCGGGCGTTGACCAGGACGAAGTAGTTCGAGTACGCCGTGTGGGCGAGCTCGGCGTGGTCGGCGTGCGGCGGGACGACGAGCACCGACCCGGCCGCGACGGGATAGCCGACCCCGTCGACCAGTGCATCGATGGAGCCGGAGCGGTAGTACGCCAGCTTCCACACCGCGTACCGGTGCGGGGCGGCGTGCCGCAGCCGCGGCGCGGCGTAGGCGCCGGCCGACACGAACATCGGGCGCGGCGGGCTCGGCCACTGCCGCGCGGCGGCCTCGGCCCTGCTCAGCGCGGAGCCCGGGAAGCGCTCCACCGGTGGACTGGTCATGGTGCCGCTGGATGCTACCGGCTCCGCGCCGGTTTCGGAATGGTCGACGCCCGGTGGGCCCGCGCGGCCGGGTCCCGAGCGGGAGGTGAGCCGACGCCGTCGTCGATCCGTGCAAACACCGGGACGGCTGCTGCATTGCCCGCCGGACCAGCCGCGGGGTGCGATGGAGGACGCCACGAACCACCCGACGGACCGACAGGAGCCGCCGTCATGACCACGACCACCGACCCGAGCCTGCAGACCGCGCTGTCCGACCTCGGGGCGACGACGGACGCGCTGACGGACCAGCAGCGCGCCCAGCTCGACGCCGACGGGTTCCTCGCGCTGCCCGGCCTGTTCGCCGGCGAGCGGCTCGAGGCGCTGCGCGCACGGACCGACGAGCTGCGGCGGTTCGAGGGCTCGGCCGCCGGGCACGAGATCGGCGGGCAGGCCGGCGCCGCCATCCTGGCCGACCTGGTGAACAAGGGCGAGGTGTTCGAGTCGATCTTCACCGAGCCGGCCGTCCTGGCCGCCGCGCACCACGTGGTCGGCAACGTCCGGGTCAACTCGCTGAACTTCCGCGCCGCCCTCCCCGGCGAGGGCCACCAGCACCTGCACTCCGACTGGGGCAAGCCCGTCGACGAGGGCGACTACCACATCTGCAACTCGATGTGGCTGCTCGACGACTTCACCCCGGACAACGGCGCGACGCGGGTGGTGCCCGGCTCGCACCGGTGGGGCCGCGTCCCGGCCGACGACCTCGCCGACCCGACGGCGGCGCACCCGGACGAGCGGCTGCTGCTCGGCGAGGCGGGGACGGTCGTGATCTTCAACGCGCACCTGTGGCACGGCGGCACCCTCAACCGCACGGGCGTCCCGCGACGCGGCCTCACCATGTCCTACTGCCGCCGCGACGAGCCGCAGCAGCTCGACCAGGCCGGCTACGTCCGCAAGGCGGTGTACGACCGGCTCTCCCCCGCCGCCCGGGTCGTCCTGGACGTGTGACGCCCGCGCGGGGGAGGATGCGGCCTCATGACCTCCTGGCGCGACGCCGTCTCCGCCGAAGCCCAGCGCGAGCTCGACGCGCTGCTGACCGGCGTCCTCCCCTTCGCCCGCCAGCAGCTCGACGCGCACGGGGCGTTCTTCCCCTACGGCATGATCGTCGGCCACGACCGCGAGGGCCGGCTGGTCAGCGCGTGGGACGGCGACGGTGACGAGGCGCCGGCCGCGCCGGAGCTGCTCGAGCTGCTCTACATCGGGGTCCAGCAGCAGGCCGGCGACCTGCGGGCGGCCGCCTTCGTCGCCCAGGTCGTGGTCGACGGGTCCGACGCGATCCGGGTCGAGCTGGAGCACCGCGAGGGCGCGGCGATCGCCGTCCTGTTGCCGTATGCGGGCGCCGAGCCGGGTGGCGGTGGCGTGGAGTACGGCGAGCTGTCGGCCGGGCCGGGCGAGCACCAGGTGTGGCCGTCGTCCTGACGCGGACGGGGGGCATCCGTTGACATGGAACGTCTTGCCATGACTAGGCTGCGGCGTGCCTGCCGTGGAGCACCTCACCGACCGGAACGCCTTCCTGCTGCGGGGCGACGGGTTCGCCTACGCGCTCGCCGTCACCCCTGACGGCGACCTGCGCCACCTGCACTGGGGCGGCCCGATCCCACCCGACGACGTCGCCGTCCTGCTGGCCGACGACGCGCGCGACTTCGGCTCCAACACGTGGTCCAGCCCGCGCGCGCACACCGAGGAGCTGGTCGCTCATGGCGGGCGGCGGCTGGACGAGACCGCGCTCAAGGTGGAGTTCGCCGACGGCGTCCGGGCGCTCGATCTCGCCGTCACGTCGTCGGCGGTGAGCCCGGACGGCGACGAGCTGACGGTCCGGCTCGCCGACCGGCACTACCCGTTCGCCGCCGACCTGCACTACCGCGTCCGCGGCGGCGCGCTGGAGCGGTGGACGACGCTGGTGAACGACGGCGACACCGCGGTCGTCCTCGACCGGGCGTACTCCGCGAGCTGGGGGCTGCCGTGGCAGCCGCGCTGGGAGGCGACCTGGCTGGCCGGCATGTACGCGGCGGAGACCCAGGTGACGCGCCGTCCGCTCGGGCCGGGCCGGCTGGTGCTCGAGTCGCGGCGCGGCATCCCCGGGCACGCGGCCCAGCCCTGGCTGGCGCTCGACGCGGGCG
This genomic window contains:
- a CDS encoding exo-alpha-sialidase; this translates as MPTTPRKLLPYVSTAIAAYVAASVVAHPEPTPPIEAAAAAVAPSGNGANPADPVTALGPTWGMVGYAPGNIAAVPQPFGYDTVIDGETTKRIFLSFGAQPDVSTAASVFYTATSDDAGQRFLTSEQTPWTALNMVRLDDGSFLSVEFIPDWVDSTHVQIRTWRSTDQGETWTLTQGDYTAPEPMGFLRVWRGPILLSDGTVIVPAYTEYASDTRNASLILQTDDLGATWTLRSTIVEPTTDLGTNEVGLSYTTDGRLIAAMRPDTPQPYHLRQAFSDDDGRTWSAPEVVTGPDGPVGSISPVLTLQPNGMLLLSYGRPDNNLLVSTDGTGRSWAQHEFVFGNAPATSGPARDMGSSGNTGLTTVEANRSIVFYDRCHSNNLCKPYNEQYSIWGAYVDAVTPGGGKIDVATKLRAGTATISGDVAPADPVFPETRLEGAVDGSSERHAAAVLRGGEGAGPPSLVVELDRTYLLDRIGLMLGHDRPYSASVQLSEDGRRWTAPVVRATRTRDHALRYTDIEPQQARYVRVTGVAGTDTPVTELELYAADVDTFENDPVFGVPRGWTDALNVTTTDVDLAGFESRRSLRLFDNYVDQVAKITRPAPERDRQVATFELGSSEWNYRGQFVFDVVGRNGDSSTVRWHFLLTPGAYPAPGSSGTPAKPTLQAWNGSRWLPVGTLDEPVHPHTWRTVTVDATLDGATVTIGGQSFTTTTTFQPATALAGMSFTSAGTGVTSTTWFLDDVRISGN
- a CDS encoding helix-turn-helix domain-containing protein produces the protein MTSPPVERFPGSALSRAEAAARQWPSPPRPMFVSAGAYAAPRLRHAAPHRYAVWKLAYYRSGSIDALVDGVGYPVAAGSVLVVPPHADHAELAHTAYSNYFVLVNARPDQPWPRLTTDDGEQRLGAAFAALVREKSDPDEHARAMVDALVRQVDILLRRDLARRHDSAARAVVNAVEQLMEERYAEHVGIDALAREVGVSGSTLRAHFAAELGTSPQSRLLDIRLRHAVSLLQTSDLTLASVAERCGYHSASHLSRHVKAALNATPGEIRRRGRLPSP
- a CDS encoding amidohydrolase family protein, coding for MLDLDIVDAHHHLWDLSQPYPWLQEAAGQLQVHGDDTAIRRDYLLADYLADAAPLRLVASVHVDAGAADALAEARWLQDLADGTDGAGFPQAIVAGAALHDDGVADRLAALAELPNVRGVRHNLNWHPDPKLTYTDRPDLVSDPAWLRGFALLARHGFSFDLQVYPDQLADGARLAAAHPDTAVILDHAGMPLGRDLDSVRAWRKGLDLLAEQPNTSVKISGLGMTDHRWSVGSLRPLVLEVIEAFGVDRAMFASNFPVDSLYSSFGELYEAFDTITADFSAGERAALFAGTARRVYRIDDVRPKEAAA
- a CDS encoding phytanoyl-CoA dioxygenase family protein is translated as MTTTTDPSLQTALSDLGATTDALTDQQRAQLDADGFLALPGLFAGERLEALRARTDELRRFEGSAAGHEIGGQAGAAILADLVNKGEVFESIFTEPAVLAAAHHVVGNVRVNSLNFRAALPGEGHQHLHSDWGKPVDEGDYHICNSMWLLDDFTPDNGATRVVPGSHRWGRVPADDLADPTAAHPDERLLLGEAGTVVIFNAHLWHGGTLNRTGVPRRGLTMSYCRRDEPQQLDQAGYVRKAVYDRLSPAARVVLDV